The following DNA comes from Marichromatium purpuratum 984.
CGGCGCCCCGGGGTCGCCCGGGCGAAAGCGCTCGGCGCTGTAATAGGGCACCTCGACAGGGCCATTGAAGGCATAGAGGGTCATCACCGGGGTGGCGGGGATCCCGGCCCGCACCTGGACCGAGACGACGAGCAACGCGAGCGCGCCGAGCAGTTTACGCATGGGGTCGATTCCTGACAGAGGGTTCACCGGCCAAGCCTCACGGCCGATCCGGAATTACAGCATACCGGCCCGCTTGATGGCCAAATAGCGGTCGGCGAGCGCCGCCGGCAGCTGCCCCGGGAGCAGGTCGAGCACCTGGACCCCGCGCCGACGCAGCCGCGCGCAGCGCACCCGCCGCCGCTCGCGCCAATCGCGCAGGGCATGAAAGCGCAGTGCATCCGACAGGTCGCACAACGGCTGGTTCAACGCCCCGTCCAGCGAGCGCTCGCGCAGATCGGCGAGCAGCAGCAGATGGTCGCGACCGAGCAGTCGCGCCGCCTGCTCCAGTCCCTCTTGATCCTCGTCGCGCCCGCAGGTGATCAACACCACCAGGGCACGACGGCGCAGCCGTTGTTGCAGCGTGGCGGCGGCGAGCAGTGGGTCGGCCGCCTCCAGCGTCGGCTGCAGGTCGTAGCAGTCATCGAGCAAGCGGCGCAACGCCGGCTGCCCCTGACGCGGCGGACACCAGCGATGCGTCCCGCCATAGCTCATCAGCCCCACCGCATCGCCCTGGCGCACCGCCAGAGCGGCCACCAGCAACAAGGCGGCGAGCGCCGCATCGAGGTGTCCGGCGCCAGCGCCGAGATGGCGCATGTGCCGACCGCAGTCGAGCAGGAACACCAGTTGCTGATCGCGCGACTCACGGTACTCACGCGAGATCGGGCGCTGCGCGCGAGCGCTCGCCTTCCAGTCGATCTGACGCAGCAGATCGCCGGCACGATAGTCGCGCAGCTGGTGAAAGTCGCCGTCGCTGCCGCGTCGCTGGTGCGGGTGCACCCCGACGCCGAGTCGCGCGTCCTGCGCCGCCAAGGCGATCCCGCGACGCAGCGCCGTGAGTGCCGGCACCACCCGCACCCGCTCCGACAAGACGAGCCGGTGCCGACAGCGCCACAGCCCGAGCGACGAGTAGAGCGCCAGATCGACCCCGGTGAAGACGACATCGCCCCGCGTCACGGGCCGCAGCCGATAGTCCAGACGCGCCTCACCCAGCGGGGACAGCAGCAGACTAGCGGGCAGCCCGGCGACCTCGAAGGTGGCCGGGTGCAGGTCATGCATCAGCAGCCGCAACCGCCGCCGCGCAGTCGAGCGCACCACCAACCCCACCGCACACCACTCACCCTGCGACAGGGTCCCCGGCAGCGTCCGCTCGACCTGCGGCACCGGCGTCCGCCACAGCACCAGGACATCGCCCAGCACGACCACCGCGAGCAGCCCGCCATAGCCCCACCACAGGGGCCCGGCAGCCGGCCACCAGAGCGCCACCAGAGCGATCAGCGTCCAGCCGACGAACAACCAGGACAGAACAGGGGTCAGACGCATCCGTGACTCCGCAGGAAAACCATGGGCAACACGATAACCCAGAGTCGCGCGATTGAAACTCGGCCGATTCGAGGTTCAGGCGGCCAGGTACCAGCCGTCAGCCGTCAGCCATCAGCCATCAGCCATCAGCCATCAGCCGTCAGCCGTCAGCCGTCAGCCGTCAGCCGTCAGCCGTCAGCCGTCAGCCGTCAGCCGTCAGCCGTCAGCCGTCAGCCGTCAGCCGTCAGCCGTCAGCCGTCAGCCGTCAGCCGTCAGCCGTCAGCCGTCAGCCGTCAGCCGTCAGCCGTCAGCCGTCAGCCGTCAGCCGTCAGCCGTCAGTGAGTGTGCGTCCTCGACGACGGCGCCACTTGTCATCGGCTGACGGCTGATCGCTCGGCGCCGCGCCAGCGCGGTCGACCGGGCAAAGCGCAGCGTGCCCGGCGAGACCCGGCCACCCTCGGCCAGAGGATTCGAACCGCCAGGGCAGGTCGAATCGCCAAGCCCCAAGGGGTTGCAGCCGCCGGCAGGCGTGCGACCTCGACGACGGCGTCGCCTTCCGCCTGCTGGCGACTGGCGACTGGCGACTGGCGGCTGAACCCTACTTGCCGATACAGAAGCTGGAGAAGATGCGCCCGAGCAGGTCTTCAGAGGTGAAGCGGCCGGTGATCTCGCCGAGCGCGCGCTGGGCGAGGTGGAGTTCCTCGGCGACCAGCTCGGCGCCGACGCCCGCGGCCTGGGCGCGGGCGGCCGACTCCAGTGCGGCAAGGCCCTGGCGCAAGGCGTCGAGATGGCGACGGCGGGCGGTGAAGGCTCCCTCGGGACGGGCACCGACCCCGGCAACCGCCTTGAGGTGTTCGCGCAGCAACTCGAGCCCGCGTCCCTCGCGCAGCGACAGCGCGATCTCGGTGGCGCCCTCACGCTCGTCGCAACCCGGCTCGGCGCCGGTCAGGTCGATCTTGTTGCGCAACCGGGTGATGCGCACCCCCTCGGGCAGGCTCGCGGCGGTCTCGGGATCCGGCCCCTGGGTAGCGTCGTAGACCCACAGCACCAGGTCGGCGCGACCGAGCTGCTCGCGGGCACGACGCACCCCCTCGCGCTCGACCGGGTCGTCGCTGTTGCGGATGCCGGCGGTATCGATGATGCGCAGCGGCAGACCGTCGATCTGGATGTCGCTATGCAGCAGGTCACGGGTGGTGCCGGGGATATCGGTGACGATGGCGGTGTCGGCCCCGGAGAGGGCATTGAGCAGGCTCGACTTGCCGGCGTTGGGGGCGCCGGCAATCACCACCGAGAGCCCCTCGCGGATACGACAGCCCTGGTGCGCCTCGGCGAGCACCGCACGGGTCATGGCGATCAGCTCGGCGAGATCGGCGGCGATCCGCGACTCGTCGCCGGGATCGATCTCCTCCTCGCTGAAGTCGAGCGTGGCCTCGAGATAGGTGCGCAGCCGCACCAGCCGCTCGACCAACGCCTCGATCCGCCGCGAGA
Coding sequences within:
- a CDS encoding DUF58 domain-containing protein; this translates as MRLTPVLSWLFVGWTLIALVALWWPAAGPLWWGYGGLLAVVVLGDVLVLWRTPVPQVERTLPGTLSQGEWCAVGLVVRSTARRRLRLLMHDLHPATFEVAGLPASLLLSPLGEARLDYRLRPVTRGDVVFTGVDLALYSSLGLWRCRHRLVLSERVRVVPALTALRRGIALAAQDARLGVGVHPHQRRGSDGDFHQLRDYRAGDLLRQIDWKASARAQRPISREYRESRDQQLVFLLDCGRHMRHLGAGAGHLDAALAALLLVAALAVRQGDAVGLMSYGGTHRWCPPRQGQPALRRLLDDCYDLQPTLEAADPLLAAATLQQRLRRRALVVLITCGRDEDQEGLEQAARLLGRDHLLLLADLRERSLDGALNQPLCDLSDALRFHALRDWRERRRVRCARLRRRGVQVLDLLPGQLPAALADRYLAIKRAGML
- the mnmE gene encoding tRNA uridine-5-carboxymethylaminomethyl(34) synthesis GTPase MnmE, whose protein sequence is MTADTIAAVATPPGVGGVGIVRVSGAGVAAIAHALLGALPAPRQAHFGVFRDAAGGFIDAGIALRFVAPASFTGEDVLELQGHGGPVVMDLLLQRCLELGARPARPGEFTERAFLNGKLDLAQAEAVADLIESASALAARLAGNSLQGAFSRRIEALVERLVRLRTYLEATLDFSEEEIDPGDESRIAADLAELIAMTRAVLAEAHQGCRIREGLSVVIAGAPNAGKSSLLNALSGADTAIVTDIPGTTRDLLHSDIQIDGLPLRIIDTAGIRNSDDPVEREGVRRAREQLGRADLVLWVYDATQGPDPETAASLPEGVRITRLRNKIDLTGAEPGCDEREGATEIALSLREGRGLELLREHLKAVAGVGARPEGAFTARRRHLDALRQGLAALESAARAQAAGVGAELVAEELHLAQRALGEITGRFTSEDLLGRIFSSFCIGK